A single window of Phaenicophaeus curvirostris isolate KB17595 chromosome 7, BPBGC_Pcur_1.0, whole genome shotgun sequence DNA harbors:
- the NMI gene encoding N-myc-interactor isoform X2, producing the protein MLMLSSAVTALEKVEKAEKAKADLLLCKISANEEFVRAEEELMKLKDLQEKQHKKIITSREAHERELYLLNQENNELKSAIKKLEEELAECSSVLSHGFQIKKEVAETTVKFSHLEDVQCDYPDMNTHCVFGVATQIPFRLTQTQALLTFEDEQVAQRLVQMGKHTVNLDEKRAELRVKPFTLEMGIKFELHVTISGRKINVSEVPDLPIPEEWMRDKLELNFYKSEQGGGGEVENVSYDKQSRTAAITFRTPGATNGFVRCNKYRFFVNGRFYRLFVSPDTNVHMEKFQLFQGISKKTILLEGIEETDDDEESVQDMIEIHFQKPSNSGGEIEKIKYVSEGAAWVCFEEDS; encoded by the exons ATGCTTATGTTGAGCTCAGCGGTTACTGCGCTT gaaaaagttgaaaaagctgaaaaagcaaaagctgaccttcttctctgtaaaataagTGCCAATGAAGAGTTTGttagagcagaggaggagctgATGAAGCTAAAGGACCTTCAAGAGAAGCAGCATAAGAAGATTATTACGTCCAGGGAAGCACATGAG AGAGAACTGTATTTACTGAATCAAGAAAACAATGAGCTGAAGAGCGCGATTAAGAAGCTCGAAGAAGAACTTGCAGAATGCAGTTCAGTGCTCTCACATGGCTTTCAG ATTAAAAAAGAGGTAGCGGAAACGACAGTGAAGTTCTCTCACCTGGAAGACGTGCAGTGTGATTATCCCGATATGAACACTCATTGTGTTTTTGGTGTAGCTACACAAATCCCATTCAGACTGACTCAAACCCAGGCACTGCTTACTTTCGAAGATGAACAAG TTGCCCAGAGACTGGTACAAATGGGTAAGCATACTGTGAACCTGGACGAGAAAAGAGCAGAACTGAGAGTGAAGCCTTTTACACTTGAAATGGGAATCAAATTTGAG ctccaTGTCACTATTTCTGGAAGGAAGATCAATGTTTCAGAAGTGCCTGACCTGCCCATCCCTGAAGAATGGATGAGGGACAAATTAGAGCTGAATTTCTACAAATctgagcagggaggaggaggagaagtagAAAATGTGAGCTACGACAAGCAGTCTAGAACAGCCGCTATTACGTTCCGCACCCCTGGAG CGACGAATGGCTTTGTGAGATGTAATAAATATCGTTTCTTTGTAAACGGAAGATTCTATAGGCTTTTTGTGTCCCCAGACACCAATGTACACATGGAAAAGTTTCAG CTCTTTCAAGGGATCTCTAAGAAGACCATTCTGTTGGAAGGAATTGAAGAGACAGACGATGATGAGGAAAGCGTACAGGACATGATcgaaatacattttcaaaagccTAGTAATAGCGGTGGAGAAATAGAGAAGATCAAATATGTATCAGAAGGAGCAGCATGGGTTTGTTTTGAGGAAGATTCTTAG
- the NMI gene encoding N-myc-interactor isoform X1, with product MDSTSPPLSLKDNGFVMTNLDCLDTSEDEMERLKAELKEWKEKVEKAEKAKADLLLCKISANEEFVRAEEELMKLKDLQEKQHKKIITSREAHERELYLLNQENNELKSAIKKLEEELAECSSVLSHGFQIKKEVAETTVKFSHLEDVQCDYPDMNTHCVFGVATQIPFRLTQTQALLTFEDEQVAQRLVQMGKHTVNLDEKRAELRVKPFTLEMGIKFELHVTISGRKINVSEVPDLPIPEEWMRDKLELNFYKSEQGGGGEVENVSYDKQSRTAAITFRTPGATNGFVRCNKYRFFVNGRFYRLFVSPDTNVHMEKFQLFQGISKKTILLEGIEETDDDEESVQDMIEIHFQKPSNSGGEIEKIKYVSEGAAWVCFEEDS from the exons ATGGATTCAACAAGTCCCCCACTGTCTTTAAAAGATAATGGGTTT gtTATGACAAACCTTGACTGTCTTGACACGTCAGAAGATGAGATGGAAAGACTTaaagcagagctgaaggaaTGGAAG gaaaaagttgaaaaagctgaaaaagcaaaagctgaccttcttctctgtaaaataagTGCCAATGAAGAGTTTGttagagcagaggaggagctgATGAAGCTAAAGGACCTTCAAGAGAAGCAGCATAAGAAGATTATTACGTCCAGGGAAGCACATGAG AGAGAACTGTATTTACTGAATCAAGAAAACAATGAGCTGAAGAGCGCGATTAAGAAGCTCGAAGAAGAACTTGCAGAATGCAGTTCAGTGCTCTCACATGGCTTTCAG ATTAAAAAAGAGGTAGCGGAAACGACAGTGAAGTTCTCTCACCTGGAAGACGTGCAGTGTGATTATCCCGATATGAACACTCATTGTGTTTTTGGTGTAGCTACACAAATCCCATTCAGACTGACTCAAACCCAGGCACTGCTTACTTTCGAAGATGAACAAG TTGCCCAGAGACTGGTACAAATGGGTAAGCATACTGTGAACCTGGACGAGAAAAGAGCAGAACTGAGAGTGAAGCCTTTTACACTTGAAATGGGAATCAAATTTGAG ctccaTGTCACTATTTCTGGAAGGAAGATCAATGTTTCAGAAGTGCCTGACCTGCCCATCCCTGAAGAATGGATGAGGGACAAATTAGAGCTGAATTTCTACAAATctgagcagggaggaggaggagaagtagAAAATGTGAGCTACGACAAGCAGTCTAGAACAGCCGCTATTACGTTCCGCACCCCTGGAG CGACGAATGGCTTTGTGAGATGTAATAAATATCGTTTCTTTGTAAACGGAAGATTCTATAGGCTTTTTGTGTCCCCAGACACCAATGTACACATGGAAAAGTTTCAG CTCTTTCAAGGGATCTCTAAGAAGACCATTCTGTTGGAAGGAATTGAAGAGACAGACGATGATGAGGAAAGCGTACAGGACATGATcgaaatacattttcaaaagccTAGTAATAGCGGTGGAGAAATAGAGAAGATCAAATATGTATCAGAAGGAGCAGCATGGGTTTGTTTTGAGGAAGATTCTTAG